In Oceanidesulfovibrio indonesiensis, a single window of DNA contains:
- a CDS encoding IS4 family transposase — NNRRSAQFFAELFGALYRRCEAISPAHKFRFKNKLFSLDATTIKLCLSAFPWASFRKNRGGIKLHTLLDHDGYIPAFVRVTNARSHEAKLAKTLRLPKGSIVVFDKGYVSYPWFAMLIASGVHFVTRLKKNASYKVIERRPVNKKQGVTSDQIISIATRSGE, encoded by the coding sequence AAACAACAGGCGGTCGGCCCAGTTCTTCGCCGAACTGTTCGGAGCGCTCTACAGGCGTTGCGAGGCCATCTCGCCCGCCCACAAGTTCCGCTTCAAAAACAAGCTCTTCAGCCTCGACGCCACCACCATCAAGCTCTGCCTTTCGGCCTTTCCCTGGGCGAGCTTCCGCAAGAATCGCGGCGGCATCAAGCTCCACACATTGCTCGACCACGATGGCTACATCCCGGCTTTCGTGCGCGTCACCAACGCCCGCAGCCACGAGGCCAAGCTGGCCAAGACGCTCAGGCTGCCCAAGGGCTCGATTGTTGTCTTCGACAAAGGCTACGTCAGTTATCCCTGGTTCGCGATGCTGATCGCCTCGGGCGTACACTTCGTCACGCGGCTGAAAAAGAACGCCTCGTACAAGGTGATCGAGCGCCGGCCCGTGAACAAGAAGCAGGGCGTGACCTCGGACCAGATCATCTCAATCGCGACGCGCAGCGGCGAG
- a CDS encoding DUF4372 domain-containing protein: MELVSKQLTQKENLDVAHHNTILSQLLSLIPRHDFERLERKHSSGRQPRIFTRWS; encoded by the coding sequence ATGGAATTGGTGTCTAAGCAACTCACACAAAAGGAGAATTTGGACGTGGCACACCATAACACAATCCTTTCTCAACTGCTATCCTTGATCCCCAGACATGATTTTGAGCGCCTTGAACGCAAGCACTCCAGCGGACGCCAACCTCGCATTTTCACCCGTTGGAGCC